In the genome of Methylotenera mobilis JLW8, the window GATATTCCTATTCTGATTCAAGGGGAAACCGGGGTGGGCAAAGAGCTATTTGCACGTGCTATTCACGAAGCCAGTGCGCAGCACAAAGGCCCTTGGGTGGCAGTCAATTGTGCAGCTTTGCCAGAGGGGTTGATTGAAGCCGAGCTGTTTGGCTATGAAGAAGGTGCCTTTACCGGCGCACGCCGCAAAGGTAGCCCAGGTAAAATTGAACAGGCTAATGGCGGTACGTTGTTTTTAGATGAAATTGGCGACATGCCGCTTTCATTGCAGGCCAGGTTGCTGAGGGTACTGCAAGAGCGCACCGTTACACCATTGGGCAGCACAAAAACCATCCCTGTAAACTTTTCGCTGATTAGTGCAACCAACCTGAAACTGAAAGAAAAAGTAGAGAGTGGTGAGTTCCGTAGCGACTTGTATTACCGACTCAACGGTCTAAGCGTTGCACTGCCACCCTTGCGCGAACGCTCCGATCTGCAAGCGCTAATTGATGTCATTTTAAATATTGAGCAAGCGGGCGCTATAGAAATTACACCAGAAGTACGAGCCATATTCCAAGCGCATACGTGGCCTGGTAACATCCGTCAGCTACATAATGTACTCAGAACGGCTTTAGCATTGGCAGATGGTGCAGCCATTAGCACGCTACACCTCACACAAGACTTTATAGACGAAATGTCGTTAAGCAAACCAAGTTTGATTGCCAATGTCGCCACAGCCAACCCTGTGGATTTAGACGACCTGACCAATCAGGCCATCAGGCGAGCTATGCAGACAGAAGCCGGTAATGTTTCTGCTGTAGCACGCCAGCTTGGCATCAGCCGCAACACTCTTTATCGTAAACTGAAGACTATGGGTATCGCCTAGCCAAGGCTCACCTAGGATTTCACTTCTTGTAGTGAAGGGTTATGCCACAACTAACCCTAGCCAAGCTAGCCGTGTCCAAACTTAAGTAATTACACAGGGACTATTCATGATAGGTATTTTACTGGCAGCTGGCTTCTCTCGACGCTTTGGCGCTAGCAACAAGCTGTTACAGCCCATGGCAGATGGCCGCCCTATTGCACTTGCTGCAGCAAAAAACCTGATGCAGGCCGTACCCGATTGTATCGCCGTAGTGCGGCCAGACAACACCGCGCTCGCTACGCTATTGCGACAGGCTGGTGTCAACGTGTTGGCATGCGAAGAAACTGAGTTGGAAATGGCCGATAGCTTATGCGCCGCCATCCGTCACTCAGCCAACTTTGAGGCCGCCCAACAGGGCTTTGTGATTGCGCTAGCCGATATGCCGTATATTCAACCTACTACTATCCGCATGGTTGCGAATAAGTTAAATGATAGAGAGTCTATCGTGATACCTACTTATCATGGGCAACGCGGACACCCAGTTGCCTTTGCGGCACAATACCGCAGTGAGCTGGAAGCCTTGAAGGGAGATGAAGGCGCTCGCGCTATCGTCAAACGCCATACCAGCGCAATATGCCTGCTGCCATGTGAGGATGCAGGCATACTGGCAGATATTGATACGTTACAAGATTTAGAGCGTGAGGAATTTAGAGTATAGAGAATAACAACTTAGCAAATTAAAGCGTGTAGATTTATAAAGATCGAACACGCTAGAAATTTAAAACCCTAAGCCGCGCAGCTTACCTCGTTAGCTAATCCAACCGTGGTTTGCTGCGCCCGCACCTGAATCAACTCAGCCAGAATGG includes:
- a CDS encoding nucleotidyltransferase family protein, which encodes MIGILLAAGFSRRFGASNKLLQPMADGRPIALAAAKNLMQAVPDCIAVVRPDNTALATLLRQAGVNVLACEETELEMADSLCAAIRHSANFEAAQQGFVIALADMPYIQPTTIRMVANKLNDRESIVIPTYHGQRGHPVAFAAQYRSELEALKGDEGARAIVKRHTSAICLLPCEDAGILADIDTLQDLEREEFRV